The Henckelia pumila isolate YLH828 chromosome 2, ASM3356847v2, whole genome shotgun sequence genome includes a window with the following:
- the LOC140884766 gene encoding 2-methylene-furan-3-one reductase-like, producing the protein MQKAWMYEEYGPKEVLTFGDYPIPTPTKNDQLLIKVRAAALNPIDFKLRNNLLVPLDFPIIPGCDMSGTVVGKHDEASRFEIGDDVYGNIQDFNAKGKLKRLGSLAQFVVVAEELVAKKPRNVSFEEAASLPVAVQTAVEAFKTGGFQEGGSVFIVGGAGGVGSMALQLAKHVYKGCLVGASTSGGKVDFVKALGADRVMDYTKTRYGQIQDKYDLVIDTVGDSNNSYVMGKENTPIVDITWPPSNPRAMHSSLTVSGEILEKLNPFLESGEVKAVIDPNGPYHLCDVLRAFEYLETGRAKGKVVISHFYP; encoded by the exons ATGCAAAAAGCTTGGATGTATGAAGAGTACGGTCCCAAAGAAGTCCTAACATTTGGTGATTACCCAATTCCTACTCCCACCAAAAACGATCAACTCCTAATTAAAGTACGTGCTGCGGCCTTGAATCCCATTGATTTCAAGTTGCGTAACAACCTTCTAGTCCCTCTCGATTTCCCG ATTATCCCCGGGTGTGATATGTCTGGAACCGTAGTCGGAAAACACGATGAAGCCTCGAGATTCGAAATCGGGGACGATGTGTATGGGAACATTCAAGACTTCAACGCAAAAGGGAAGCTAAAACGGCTTGGATCCCTGGCGCAATTCGTGGTCGTGGCGGAAGAGCTGGTGGCGAAGAAGCCGAGAAATGTGTCGTTCGAGGAGGCGGCCAGCCTGCCGGTGGCGGTCCAAACGGCGGTGGAAGCATTCAAGACCGGTGGTTTCCAAGAAGGGGGTTCGGTTTTTATAGTTGGTGGGGCTGGTGGAGTTGGGAGTATGGCCCTTCAATTGGCGAAGCATGTGTATAAGGGTTGTTTGGTTGGTGCATCGACTAGTGGTGGGAAAGTGGATTTTGTCAAGGCTCTGGGGGCTGATCGAGTGATGGATTATACCAAGACCCGGTATGGACAAATCCAGGACAAATATGATCTTGTTATCGACACCGtag GTGATTCGAATAATTCGTACGTGATGGGCAAGGAAAACACCCCGATTGTGGACATAACATGGCCTCCATCAAACCCTAGAGCTATGCATTCGAGCTTGACGGTGTCGGGGGAGATTTTAGAGAAACTCAACCCATTTTTAGAGAGTGGAGAGGTGAAAGCAGTGATTGATCCAAATGGTCCATACCATTTGTGTGATGTTCTTAGAGCATTTGAATATTTAGAGACTGGGAGAGCCAAAGGAAAAGTTGTGATTTCTCACTTTTACCCCTGA
- the LOC140882947 gene encoding uncharacterized protein isoform X2, with translation MGGKGQRRREKNYRAAHGGSTRLPPPPDPSSLDVLPSKLRKLLSFSGTPKKPLNAMKINARGGVEKRILSGEECDSRTRGTKRVRSEPNLVAEHTEHGDQVLQHSSHEKKKKKRKRQGVKDLRFEGPAGLGLAVSKRKERKKQRLEDRKKKHKKARTDEALDFQGHEEIKFGEVVVAPPKLLAVPKVLKTTQDASQERLRLQAIDAYRKRKGWTSRLGVQLPSLGTT, from the exons ATGGGTGGGAAGGGGCAGCGAAGAAGGGAGAAGAATTACAGAGCGGCGCATGGAGGGAGCACCAGACTCCCGCCGCCACCGGATCCCTCCTCCCTCGATGTTCTCCCCTCCAAACTTCGTAAACTCCTGTCTTTCTCTG GGACTCCCAAAAAGCCATTAAATGCTATGAAGATAAATGCCCGAGGTGGAGTTGAGAAG AGAATTCTTTCAGGGGAAGAATGTGATTCTAGAACTAGAGGGACGAAAAGGGTCAGAAGTGAGCCTAATTTGGTGGCAGAACACACGGAACATGGTGATCAAGTGCTGCAACATAGCTCAcatgagaagaagaagaagaaaaggaaaagacagGGAGTGAAGGACCTCCGATTTGAAGGTCCAGCGGGATTGGGCCTTGCTGTTTCCAAAAGAAAAGAACGCAAAAAGCA GCGGCTGGAAGATAGAAAGAAGAAACACAAAAAGGCGAGGACAGACGAGGCCCTGGACTTCCAGGGCCACGAAGAAATAAAATTTGGAGAAGTTGTTGTGGCTCCACCTAAGTTACTTGCAGTTCCCAAG GTTTTGAAGACGACGCAGGATGCTTCGCAAGAAAGGTTGCGATTACAGGCAATCGACGCCTACCGGAAACGTAAAGGCTGGACATCAAGACTAGGGGTTCAACTTCCTTCACTTGGCACTACATAA
- the LOC140882947 gene encoding uncharacterized protein isoform X1 produces MGGKGQRRREKNYRAAHGGSTRLPPPPDPSSLDVLPSKLRKLLSFSGTPKKPLNAMKINARGGVEKISASLSHHLIQQRSPHYGEECDSRTRGTKRVRSEPNLVAEHTEHGDQVLQHSSHEKKKKKRKRQGVKDLRFEGPAGLGLAVSKRKERKKQRLEDRKKKHKKARTDEALDFQGHEEIKFGEVVVAPPKLLAVPKVLKTTQDASQERLRLQAIDAYRKRKGWTSRLGVQLPSLGTT; encoded by the exons ATGGGTGGGAAGGGGCAGCGAAGAAGGGAGAAGAATTACAGAGCGGCGCATGGAGGGAGCACCAGACTCCCGCCGCCACCGGATCCCTCCTCCCTCGATGTTCTCCCCTCCAAACTTCGTAAACTCCTGTCTTTCTCTG GGACTCCCAAAAAGCCATTAAATGCTATGAAGATAAATGCCCGAGGTGGAGTTGAGAAG ATTTCAGCATCTTTGTCACATCACCTTATTCAGCAAAGGAGCCCTCATTATG GGGAAGAATGTGATTCTAGAACTAGAGGGACGAAAAGGGTCAGAAGTGAGCCTAATTTGGTGGCAGAACACACGGAACATGGTGATCAAGTGCTGCAACATAGCTCAcatgagaagaagaagaagaaaaggaaaagacagGGAGTGAAGGACCTCCGATTTGAAGGTCCAGCGGGATTGGGCCTTGCTGTTTCCAAAAGAAAAGAACGCAAAAAGCA GCGGCTGGAAGATAGAAAGAAGAAACACAAAAAGGCGAGGACAGACGAGGCCCTGGACTTCCAGGGCCACGAAGAAATAAAATTTGGAGAAGTTGTTGTGGCTCCACCTAAGTTACTTGCAGTTCCCAAG GTTTTGAAGACGACGCAGGATGCTTCGCAAGAAAGGTTGCGATTACAGGCAATCGACGCCTACCGGAAACGTAAAGGCTGGACATCAAGACTAGGGGTTCAACTTCCTTCACTTGGCACTACATAA